One Fundidesulfovibrio terrae genomic window carries:
- a CDS encoding UDP-N-acetylmuramoyl-tripeptide--D-alanyl-D-alanine ligase: MRLTVSEIMAATQAKGDARVHLDAVVTSVTADSRAVPAGSLFCCLPGSRSDGHDFAAQAVSDGAAAVLAAHELPEITAAPVLVVEDVLKAMGRLARFWRRRTRATVAALSGSAGKTTAKELLASIAEQLAPSIKNPGNYNNQLGLPLSMLAADDSQRLWVLELGISRVGDMEELGAICEPDLAVVHNIGPAHLEGLGDMAGVGRAKAALFGFVREGGVCLASADYPELWSAAQAVRADVVAMSTRDSSAPFFCRFQGCRPDGRGIYHLVLQGEAMDVVLPCRGEHLAENVLAAAAAANVLGATPGQIAAGLAQAEIPSRRFDVSEEQGFTVIDDTYNANPLSMKAAIESARAIAGEKPLTLVLGEMGELGPEADLAHEDLGECIARGGCEVIFFKGPKAAHVERGLKSAGYSGRFHQVETPDDFAARMDELREGGGTFLFKGSRSQRMEDFLERFLASVREDKR; the protein is encoded by the coding sequence ATGAGGCTCACCGTGTCCGAGATCATGGCCGCCACCCAAGCCAAGGGCGACGCGAGAGTCCACCTCGATGCGGTCGTCACCTCCGTGACCGCCGACAGCCGCGCCGTGCCCGCCGGATCGCTCTTCTGCTGCCTGCCCGGCAGCCGCTCCGACGGCCACGACTTCGCGGCCCAGGCCGTCAGCGACGGGGCCGCCGCGGTTCTGGCCGCGCACGAGCTGCCCGAAATCACCGCCGCGCCCGTGCTGGTGGTGGAAGACGTTCTCAAGGCCATGGGCCGCCTTGCCCGGTTCTGGCGCAGGCGCACCCGGGCCACCGTGGCCGCCTTGTCCGGCTCGGCGGGCAAGACCACGGCCAAGGAGCTTCTGGCTTCCATCGCCGAGCAGCTGGCTCCCTCCATCAAGAACCCCGGCAACTACAACAACCAGCTGGGCCTGCCGCTCTCCATGCTGGCCGCCGACGACTCCCAACGCCTCTGGGTGCTGGAGCTGGGCATCAGCCGGGTGGGCGACATGGAAGAGCTGGGGGCCATCTGCGAGCCGGACCTGGCCGTGGTGCACAACATCGGTCCGGCCCACCTGGAGGGCCTGGGCGATATGGCCGGGGTGGGGCGCGCCAAGGCCGCATTGTTCGGCTTCGTCCGCGAGGGCGGGGTCTGCCTGGCAAGCGCCGACTATCCCGAGCTCTGGAGCGCGGCCCAGGCTGTCCGAGCCGACGTCGTGGCCATGTCCACCAGGGATTCTTCCGCGCCATTCTTCTGCCGCTTCCAGGGCTGCCGGCCCGACGGGCGCGGCATCTACCACCTGGTGCTCCAGGGCGAGGCCATGGACGTGGTTCTGCCCTGCCGGGGCGAGCACCTGGCCGAGAACGTCCTGGCCGCCGCCGCCGCCGCCAACGTGCTCGGCGCCACGCCCGGGCAGATCGCTGCCGGACTGGCCCAGGCGGAAATCCCCTCACGCCGCTTCGACGTGAGCGAGGAACAGGGCTTCACGGTCATCGACGACACCTACAACGCCAACCCGCTGTCCATGAAGGCAGCCATCGAGTCCGCCCGGGCCATCGCCGGGGAGAAGCCGCTGACCCTGGTGCTGGGCGAGATGGGCGAACTCGGCCCCGAGGCCGACCTGGCCCACGAGGACCTGGGCGAGTGCATCGCCCGGGGTGGCTGCGAGGTGATCTTCTTCAAGGGCCCCAAAGCCGCCCACGTGGAGCGGGGGCTCAAGTCCGCCGGATATTCCGGCCGGTTCCACCAGGTGGAAACTCCCGATGATTTCGCCGCCCGCATGGACGAACTCCGGGAGGGCGGGGGCACGTTTTTGTTCAAAGGTTCGCGCTCCCAGCGCATGGAGGATTTCTTGGAGCGTTTCCTGGCTTCCGTAAGGGAGGACAAACGGTGA
- a CDS encoding penicillin-binding transpeptidase domain-containing protein, which translates to MRLIVVGGVFFLFWASLWVRAGVLQIVQGPQLAEQAMRQHLASEYDRGKRGVILDRNGQLLAKSVEFVAVSAQPKDVKNPEEASLALSRALSVPPKDILRKLTSHANFVYLARRVNDRAAAQVKALNIPGVSLASEYGRSYPNKQMAGQLLGFVGYDDQGLEGLEKLYEPILAGKKAKYVVQRDASGRRLYLDAQGREMANADGSDVRLTIDSQIQYFAEEALAKAVTDNKAKAGTCIVVHVKSAEILAWANYPFFNPNGGDNADPKAARNRLALDVLEPGSTMKPILIAAALQEKVVRPDTLYNCERGSWNFQNIATIRDTHPYDVLPVNKILRWSSNIGAAKIGLDLGATKLHTYFEKVGFGQPTGLPLPGEAKGLLRPLNAWSKLDLATNSFGQGIGVTPVQLAQAFHIIANNGVKKPLRLVLDPVQDSAYWPETRVFDPQVAKTVQLMMREVVEEEKGTGIKAHIDGLELGGKTGTAQKAKATGGYGEKYLADFVGFIPAVDPEYMVLVMVDEPEPNHYGGVVAAPAVREVAMKSLAYLGRMPETVKLAQDQKPAASTPAPEVAEILGVAFPPMNLAVNGAEVPNLVGLPLRKAAEILAGKGVVPSLKGNGLVVGKQNPIPGTPWNAVDKEPFTLWLSKAS; encoded by the coding sequence ATGCGACTTATCGTCGTGGGCGGCGTGTTTTTCCTTTTCTGGGCCAGCCTCTGGGTGCGGGCGGGCGTGCTGCAGATCGTGCAGGGTCCCCAGTTGGCCGAGCAGGCCATGCGCCAGCACTTGGCCTCCGAGTACGACCGGGGCAAGCGCGGGGTGATCCTGGACCGCAACGGCCAGCTTCTGGCCAAGTCCGTGGAGTTCGTCGCCGTCTCGGCCCAGCCCAAGGACGTCAAGAACCCCGAGGAAGCCTCCCTGGCGCTGTCCCGCGCGTTGAGCGTCCCCCCCAAGGACATCCTGCGCAAGCTTACGAGCCACGCCAACTTCGTGTACCTGGCCCGCCGGGTCAACGACCGCGCCGCCGCCCAGGTGAAGGCCCTGAACATCCCCGGCGTGTCGCTGGCCTCCGAGTACGGGCGTTCCTACCCCAACAAACAGATGGCCGGGCAGCTGCTCGGTTTCGTGGGCTACGACGACCAGGGCCTGGAAGGCCTCGAGAAGCTTTACGAGCCCATCCTGGCGGGCAAGAAGGCCAAGTACGTCGTGCAGCGCGACGCCTCGGGCCGCAGGCTCTACCTGGACGCCCAGGGGCGCGAGATGGCCAACGCGGATGGTTCGGACGTGCGCCTGACCATCGATTCGCAGATCCAGTATTTCGCCGAGGAGGCCCTGGCCAAGGCTGTCACCGACAACAAGGCCAAGGCCGGCACCTGCATCGTGGTCCACGTCAAGAGCGCCGAGATCCTGGCCTGGGCCAACTACCCGTTCTTCAACCCCAACGGCGGCGACAACGCCGACCCCAAGGCCGCGCGCAACCGGTTGGCCCTGGACGTGCTGGAGCCGGGCTCCACCATGAAGCCCATCCTCATCGCCGCCGCCCTGCAGGAGAAGGTGGTCCGCCCGGACACCCTGTACAACTGCGAAAGGGGGTCGTGGAACTTCCAGAACATCGCCACCATCCGCGACACCCACCCCTACGACGTGCTGCCGGTGAACAAGATCCTGCGCTGGTCTTCCAACATCGGCGCGGCCAAGATCGGCTTGGACCTCGGGGCCACCAAGCTGCACACCTATTTCGAGAAGGTGGGCTTCGGCCAGCCCACGGGCCTGCCCCTGCCCGGCGAGGCCAAGGGCCTTTTGCGCCCCCTGAACGCCTGGAGCAAGCTGGACCTGGCCACCAACTCCTTCGGCCAGGGCATCGGCGTCACCCCGGTGCAGCTGGCCCAGGCTTTCCACATCATCGCCAACAACGGGGTGAAGAAGCCCCTGCGCCTGGTGCTCGACCCCGTGCAGGACAGCGCCTACTGGCCGGAAACGCGGGTCTTCGACCCCCAGGTGGCCAAGACCGTGCAGCTCATGATGCGCGAGGTGGTGGAAGAGGAGAAGGGCACCGGCATCAAGGCCCACATCGACGGCCTGGAGCTCGGCGGCAAGACCGGCACGGCCCAGAAAGCCAAGGCCACCGGGGGCTATGGGGAGAAGTACCTGGCCGACTTCGTGGGCTTCATCCCGGCCGTGGACCCGGAATACATGGTCCTGGTCATGGTGGACGAACCCGAGCCGAACCATTATGGCGGCGTGGTCGCGGCGCCGGCGGTGCGCGAGGTGGCCATGAAGAGCCTGGCCTACCTCGGACGCATGCCGGAAACCGTCAAGCTCGCTCAGGACCAGAAACCGGCCGCTTCCACTCCGGCCCCCGAGGTCGCGGAGATCCTGGGAGTGGCCTTCCCCCCCATGAACCTGGCCGTGAACGGGGCCGAGGTGCCGAATCTGGTGGGCCTGCCCCTGCGCAAGGCCGCCGAGATTCTGGCGGGCAAGGGCGTGGTGCCCTCGCTCAAGGGCAACGGCCTGGTGGTGGGCAAGCAGAATCCCATCCCGGGCACCCCCTGGAACGCCGTGGACAAGGAACCCTTTACCCTGTGGCTCTCCAAGGCGTCGTAA
- the mraY gene encoding phospho-N-acetylmuramoyl-pentapeptide-transferase: MIYHLLVPFAAQLSVLNVFRYITFRSIYAFSTALIIAIVFGPRVIAWLTKLKCGQYIHEDVKAHQCKAGTPTMGGILMAVSIIPAVLLWADLTNQYVWMTMLVFLGFGAIGFADDYIKVVKKQNKGLSARGKIIGQLFIATAAVGILMLDPDFTTKLAVPFFKNIQPDLGLFYLPFAVIVIVGASNGVNLTDGLDGLAIGPTVVAAGMFALFVYVAGHAQIARYLQVVPVSGVGEVTVFCAALVGAGLGFLWFNAYPAQVFMGDVGSLSLGGALGFVAVVCKQELILLIVGGVFVLETLSVILQVGYYKFSGGKRIFKMAPLHHHFELKGIPESKIIIRFWILSILLAFVALSTLKLR, translated from the coding sequence GTGATCTACCACCTGCTCGTTCCCTTCGCAGCGCAGCTTTCCGTGCTGAACGTGTTCCGCTACATCACGTTCCGCTCGATATACGCCTTTTCCACGGCCCTCATCATCGCCATCGTGTTCGGCCCGCGCGTCATCGCCTGGCTCACCAAGCTCAAGTGCGGCCAGTACATCCACGAGGACGTCAAGGCCCACCAGTGCAAGGCCGGAACCCCCACCATGGGCGGCATCCTCATGGCAGTGTCCATCATCCCGGCGGTGCTCCTCTGGGCGGACCTGACCAACCAGTACGTGTGGATGACCATGCTGGTGTTCCTGGGCTTCGGGGCCATCGGCTTCGCCGACGACTACATCAAGGTGGTCAAGAAGCAGAACAAGGGGCTCTCGGCCCGGGGCAAGATCATCGGCCAGCTGTTCATCGCCACGGCGGCCGTGGGCATCCTCATGCTGGACCCGGACTTCACCACCAAGCTGGCCGTGCCCTTCTTCAAGAACATCCAACCGGACCTGGGGCTCTTCTACCTGCCCTTCGCGGTGATCGTCATCGTGGGCGCCTCCAATGGCGTGAACCTGACGGACGGTCTGGACGGCCTGGCCATCGGCCCCACGGTGGTGGCGGCGGGCATGTTCGCCCTGTTCGTGTACGTGGCCGGCCACGCCCAGATCGCGCGCTACCTGCAGGTGGTGCCCGTGTCCGGCGTGGGCGAGGTCACGGTGTTCTGCGCGGCCCTGGTGGGCGCGGGCCTGGGATTCCTCTGGTTCAACGCCTACCCGGCCCAGGTGTTCATGGGCGACGTGGGATCTCTGTCGCTGGGCGGGGCGCTCGGGTTCGTGGCCGTGGTCTGCAAGCAGGAGCTGATCCTTCTGATCGTGGGCGGCGTGTTCGTGCTGGAGACCCTCTCGGTGATCCTGCAGGTGGGCTACTACAAGTTCTCCGGCGGCAAGCGGATCTTCAAGATGGCCCCGCTGCACCACCATTTCGAGCTCAAGGGCATACCGGAATCCAAGATCATCATCCGGTTCTGGATCCTCTCCATCCTCCTGGCCTTCGTGGCCTTGAGCACGCTGAAGCTGAGGTAG
- the ftsW gene encoding putative lipid II flippase FtsW has translation MSLTQAHTPSAPAMNAGKAGFDWWLAAVAVLLAGLGVIMVLSASGIMAERMVHDKYFFFKKQAMFFAAGVALMFVMAWMPRKILYGPVYLYLMLVIGLLVMTLIPPFSVKAGGARRWMHAGPMVLQPLELAKVVLVFYLAYFYSSKQALVKSFSVGFIPPVVVTGLLGMIMLIQPDFGGAVFMGMLFFLMSLVGGTRIIYLLVSGMFGAGAAALLVINSPYRFKRWFAFLDPFQDPQGTGYQLVQSFYAFGSGQITGVGFGSGKQKLFYLPEAHTDFIMAVTGEELGFIGVSLILALIGVLMWRSFRVALAQDDLRDRFTAYGMALVLGIGFLLNLAVVMGCVPPKGVAMPFLSYGGSNLISGFLCVGILLNLSRRKAA, from the coding sequence ATGAGCTTGACCCAGGCCCATACCCCATCCGCCCCGGCCATGAACGCCGGGAAGGCCGGTTTCGACTGGTGGCTGGCCGCCGTGGCCGTGCTGCTGGCCGGGCTCGGGGTCATCATGGTGCTTTCTGCGTCGGGCATCATGGCCGAGCGCATGGTCCACGACAAATATTTCTTCTTCAAGAAACAGGCGATGTTCTTCGCGGCTGGCGTGGCCCTCATGTTCGTCATGGCCTGGATGCCGCGCAAGATCCTCTATGGGCCGGTGTACCTCTACCTCATGCTCGTCATCGGGCTTCTGGTGATGACGCTCATTCCGCCCTTCTCGGTGAAGGCAGGCGGCGCGCGCCGCTGGATGCACGCGGGCCCCATGGTTCTCCAGCCCCTGGAGCTGGCCAAGGTGGTGCTGGTGTTCTACCTGGCCTATTTCTACTCCAGCAAGCAGGCCCTGGTGAAATCGTTCTCCGTGGGCTTCATCCCGCCGGTCGTCGTCACCGGGCTTTTGGGCATGATCATGCTCATCCAGCCTGATTTCGGCGGCGCGGTGTTCATGGGCATGCTCTTCTTCCTCATGAGCCTGGTGGGCGGCACGCGCATCATCTACCTGCTGGTGTCGGGCATGTTCGGAGCAGGGGCCGCGGCGCTCCTGGTGATCAACTCGCCCTATCGCTTCAAGCGCTGGTTCGCCTTCCTCGATCCCTTCCAGGATCCCCAGGGCACGGGCTACCAGCTGGTGCAATCCTTCTACGCCTTCGGGTCGGGCCAGATCACCGGCGTGGGCTTCGGCTCGGGCAAGCAGAAGCTCTTCTACCTGCCCGAGGCCCATACCGACTTCATCATGGCCGTCACGGGCGAGGAGCTGGGATTCATCGGCGTGTCGCTGATCCTGGCGCTCATCGGGGTGCTCATGTGGCGCTCCTTCCGGGTGGCCCTGGCCCAGGACGACCTGCGCGACCGCTTCACGGCCTACGGCATGGCCCTGGTTCTGGGCATCGGGTTCCTGCTGAACCTGGCGGTGGTCATGGGCTGCGTGCCGCCCAAGGGCGTGGCCATGCCTTTCCTCTCCTATGGAGGCTCCAACCTGATTTCGGGTTTCCTGTGTGTGGGCATCCTGCTGAATCTTTCCAGGAGGAAAGCCGCGTGA
- the murG gene encoding undecaprenyldiphospho-muramoylpentapeptide beta-N-acetylglucosaminyltransferase gives MKRAIITTGGTGGHIFPALAVASELRAMHPGLELLFVGGEGPEGQAARKAGIEFKGLPVRGVLGRGLHAVPAMLRMGMSLFSALGIVRGFKPQVVAGFGGYAGFCPVLAAWMLRVPTAVHEQNSVPGATNRILGRFADRVMVTYPDLSRSFPERKVLVTGNPVRPEIAGSFRTGSSRVVPSRILVLGGSQGARAVNRVMVTAWPHLAGAGCELWHQTGSSDYESVSHLYRGMDKVRVEPFITDMAEAYGWADLVIGRAGASTLAELACAGLPSVLVPFPFATHDHQSVNASFLEKAGAAVVIPEKELNAKVLVNTVLPLIGDAHKLEAMGRAARSQAKPDAARAIAEELSRIAA, from the coding sequence GTGAAGCGCGCCATCATCACCACTGGCGGCACCGGCGGCCACATTTTCCCCGCGCTGGCCGTGGCTTCCGAGCTTCGCGCCATGCACCCGGGCCTGGAGCTTCTGTTCGTGGGCGGCGAAGGCCCCGAGGGCCAGGCCGCCCGCAAGGCTGGAATCGAATTCAAGGGCCTGCCGGTGCGCGGGGTGCTGGGGCGCGGACTGCACGCGGTCCCGGCCATGCTGCGCATGGGCATGAGCCTTTTTTCGGCCCTGGGCATCGTGCGCGGCTTCAAGCCCCAGGTGGTGGCCGGATTCGGCGGATACGCCGGATTCTGCCCCGTGCTGGCGGCCTGGATGCTTCGCGTGCCCACGGCGGTGCATGAGCAGAACAGCGTTCCCGGGGCCACGAACCGTATCCTTGGCCGTTTCGCGGACAGGGTCATGGTGACGTACCCCGATCTCTCCCGCTCCTTCCCGGAAAGGAAGGTCCTGGTCACGGGCAACCCCGTGCGCCCGGAAATCGCGGGATCGTTCAGAACCGGATCCTCGCGGGTGGTGCCAAGTAGGATTCTCGTTCTGGGAGGCAGCCAGGGGGCCAGGGCCGTCAACCGGGTGATGGTGACGGCCTGGCCCCATCTGGCCGGGGCTGGATGCGAACTGTGGCACCAGACGGGCTCGTCGGACTACGAATCGGTGTCCCACCTGTACCGCGGCATGGACAAGGTGAGGGTGGAGCCCTTCATCACGGACATGGCCGAAGCCTACGGCTGGGCGGATCTGGTCATCGGCAGGGCCGGGGCCTCCACCCTGGCGGAGCTGGCCTGCGCCGGGCTGCCCTCGGTTCTTGTGCCGTTCCCCTTCGCCACCCACGACCACCAGAGCGTCAACGCCTCGTTCCTGGAAAAGGCCGGGGCCGCGGTGGTGATCCCGGAAAAAGAGCTCAACGCCAAAGTGCTGGTGAATACGGTGCTGCCCCTGATCGGGGACGCGCACAAACTCGAGGCCATGGGACGCGCGGCCCGCTCCCAGGCCAAGCCGGACGCCGCCCGGGCAATCGCGGAAGAACTGTCGCGCATCGCGGCATAA
- the murC gene encoding UDP-N-acetylmuramate--L-alanine ligase, translated as MRTQVNKIHMVGIGGSGMSGIAEVLLNLGYRVTGSDMALSDTVKRLKNLGADISIGHGAQNLGQADVLVKSTAILESNPEVEQARLRGIPVIPRAEMLAELMRLRAGIAVAGTHGKTTTTSLLATIFSEAGLDPTVIIGGRLNAMGANARLGEGQYLIAEADESDGSFLCLSPVMTIVTNVDADHLDFYKGGQAEIDESFIKFCNSIPFYGMNVICLDDPGVRRILPRVNRPVLTYGVDEPRARLKGRVLEVGAKSRFEVSMDGAYWGEVTLNHPGRHNVLNALAAIGVAIEAGLPKEAALRALSGFAGVGRRFEKKGERDGVLVIDDYGHHPAEIKATLDTARACYPDRRLVVLFQPHRFTRTQALFGDFCKTFENVDELVLTEIYPASEKPIPGVSGQSLAQGIRQVSKTKVTYVPDFEAASATLSVMLRPGDLLVTLGAGSVWKVGVDYLEGRHGA; from the coding sequence ATGCGCACCCAGGTGAACAAGATCCACATGGTGGGCATCGGCGGCTCCGGCATGTCCGGCATCGCCGAGGTGCTTTTGAACCTCGGATATCGCGTCACCGGCTCGGACATGGCTCTCTCGGACACCGTGAAGCGCCTGAAGAACCTGGGCGCGGACATCTCCATCGGCCACGGAGCCCAGAACCTGGGCCAGGCCGACGTGCTGGTCAAGTCCACGGCCATCCTGGAGTCCAACCCCGAGGTGGAGCAGGCCCGCCTGCGTGGCATCCCGGTGATCCCCAGGGCCGAGATGCTGGCCGAACTCATGCGCCTGCGCGCGGGCATCGCCGTGGCCGGAACCCACGGCAAGACCACCACCACCTCGCTTCTGGCCACCATCTTTTCCGAGGCCGGGCTCGACCCCACCGTGATCATCGGCGGCCGCCTGAACGCCATGGGCGCCAACGCCCGCCTGGGCGAGGGCCAGTACCTCATCGCCGAGGCCGACGAGTCCGACGGCTCCTTCCTCTGCCTCTCGCCGGTGATGACCATCGTCACCAACGTGGACGCGGACCACCTGGATTTCTACAAGGGCGGACAGGCCGAGATCGACGAGAGCTTCATCAAGTTCTGCAACTCCATTCCCTTCTACGGCATGAACGTGATTTGCCTGGACGACCCGGGCGTCAGGCGCATCCTGCCCCGGGTGAACCGTCCGGTGCTGACCTACGGCGTGGACGAGCCCCGGGCCCGGCTCAAGGGCCGGGTGCTCGAGGTGGGGGCCAAGTCGCGCTTCGAGGTGAGCATGGACGGCGCGTACTGGGGCGAGGTGACGCTCAACCACCCCGGACGCCACAACGTGCTGAACGCCCTGGCCGCCATCGGCGTGGCCATCGAGGCGGGGCTCCCGAAGGAAGCTGCGCTGCGCGCCCTGTCGGGCTTCGCGGGAGTGGGGCGGCGCTTCGAGAAGAAGGGCGAGCGGGACGGCGTGCTGGTCATCGACGACTACGGGCACCATCCCGCCGAGATCAAGGCCACCCTGGACACGGCCCGCGCCTGTTACCCGGACCGCCGACTGGTGGTGCTCTTCCAGCCCCACCGCTTCACCCGTACCCAGGCCCTGTTCGGAGATTTCTGCAAGACTTTCGAGAACGTGGACGAGCTGGTGCTCACCGAGATCTACCCGGCCTCGGAAAAGCCCATCCCCGGCGTGTCCGGCCAGAGCCTGGCCCAGGGCATCCGGCAGGTGTCCAAGACCAAGGTGACGTACGTGCCCGATTTCGAGGCCGCCTCGGCCACCCTTTCCGTGATGCTGCGCCCCGGCGACCTGCTGGTGACGCTGGGCGCGGGCAGCGTGTGGAAGGTGGGCGTCGACTACCTGGAGGGGAGGCATGGCGCTTAA
- a CDS encoding UDP-N-acetylmuramoyl-L-alanyl-D-glutamate--2,6-diaminopimelate ligase: MHSGVSANNLQTLTELLARVAGGLEIYTDSRQVEPGGVFVAVPGHAQDGREFIPMALARGATYVVAAPGVVLPEGSSAVLVSHPDPRCALGELAKARFGTANLPFKLAGVTGTNGKTTVAYLVEHIVRENGGVPGVLGTVEYRWPGHAEVANLTTPGCLKLHSMLAAMAASGVNGAVMEASSHALDQDRLAGIGFDAAVLTNVTQDHLDYHGGMDDYFASKRRLFEVYLKDRANAVINFDDTYGRKLLADMPEAIGYGLEGEDAGFRHPGRALTGRIASQDGNGMQLETSFQGRTWTIASPMAGRHNAQNLLAAQGAALCMGFSPEQMAVLATCQGAPGRLERVTNGKGLSVFVDYAHTPDALENVLKALRSLDFDRVIAVFGCGGDRDRTKRPLMARAVAKWADIAVLTSDNPRHEAPEAIMADAMPGLTDAKKVIADPDRRKAIGLALHEMGPRDVLLIAGKGHETYQQIGDVKHPFNDVTVVKELLS; encoded by the coding sequence ATGCACAGTGGCGTAAGCGCAAACAACCTTCAGACTCTGACCGAGCTCCTGGCCCGCGTGGCCGGGGGGCTCGAGATATACACCGATTCCAGGCAGGTGGAGCCGGGCGGCGTGTTCGTGGCCGTGCCAGGCCACGCCCAGGACGGACGGGAATTCATCCCCATGGCCCTCGCTCGCGGGGCCACCTACGTGGTGGCCGCACCGGGAGTGGTGCTGCCCGAGGGATCGAGCGCCGTGCTGGTGTCCCATCCCGATCCGCGCTGCGCCCTGGGCGAGCTGGCCAAGGCCCGCTTCGGCACCGCGAATCTTCCCTTCAAGCTGGCCGGAGTCACCGGCACCAACGGCAAGACCACCGTGGCCTACCTGGTGGAGCACATCGTGCGCGAAAACGGCGGCGTCCCGGGCGTGCTGGGCACCGTGGAGTACCGCTGGCCCGGACACGCCGAGGTGGCCAATCTGACCACCCCCGGCTGCCTCAAGCTTCATTCCATGCTCGCCGCCATGGCCGCCTCCGGCGTCAACGGCGCGGTGATGGAGGCCTCCAGCCACGCCCTGGACCAGGACCGCCTGGCGGGCATCGGTTTCGACGCGGCCGTGCTGACGAACGTCACCCAGGACCACCTGGACTACCACGGCGGCATGGACGACTACTTCGCCTCCAAGCGCAGGCTCTTCGAGGTGTATCTCAAGGACCGGGCCAACGCGGTCATCAATTTCGACGATACCTACGGCCGCAAGCTCCTGGCCGACATGCCCGAGGCCATCGGCTACGGCCTGGAAGGCGAGGACGCTGGCTTTAGGCACCCCGGCCGGGCGCTCACCGGGCGCATCGCAAGCCAGGACGGCAACGGCATGCAGCTTGAGACGAGCTTCCAGGGCCGCACCTGGACCATCGCCTCTCCCATGGCCGGACGCCACAACGCCCAGAACCTGCTGGCCGCCCAGGGCGCGGCCCTGTGCATGGGCTTCTCCCCCGAGCAGATGGCGGTGCTGGCCACCTGCCAGGGGGCTCCCGGCCGGCTCGAGCGCGTCACGAACGGCAAGGGCCTCTCGGTCTTCGTGGACTACGCCCACACCCCGGACGCCCTGGAGAACGTGCTGAAGGCCCTGCGCTCGCTTGATTTCGACCGGGTGATCGCCGTGTTCGGCTGCGGCGGCGACCGCGACCGCACCAAGCGCCCCCTCATGGCCCGGGCCGTGGCCAAGTGGGCGGACATAGCCGTGCTCACCTCGGACAACCCCCGCCACGAGGCCCCCGAGGCCATCATGGCCGACGCCATGCCGGGCCTTACGGACGCCAAAAAGGTCATCGCCGATCCGGACCGCCGCAAGGCCATCGGGTTGGCGCTTCATGAGATGGGGCCGCGCGACGTGCTGCTCATCGCGGGCAAGGGGCACGAGACCTACCAGCAGATCGGCGACGTGAAGCATCCCTTCAACGACGTGACCGTCGTGAAGGAGCTTCTGTCATGA
- the murD gene encoding UDP-N-acetylmuramoyl-L-alanine--D-glutamate ligase, with the protein MRALLHGKQLAGHRAVVVGAAISGVAAAKLLATLGAKVRLLDRNPEAVDAAGREDLVSRGVALALGPHEKAHFKDAQMVVLSPGIPVAKLKGFLAACPEAQVLSELELASWFTEATILAVTGTNGKTTTTSLIGHILEHAGKRVFVGGNIGTPLSENVLTGAPCDVAVLEVSSFQLQNVKSFHPKVGVLLNFSANHLDYHADIEEYLQAKLNLFARMTSKDLAVLPLEMKVELEGRDFTKARRVYFTATERFKDANNLPGAHNKANMEAAWLACKALGVTDEQVREAVSTFKPLAHRQEQLGEKGGVLFVDDSKATTVEAMRAAIESFERPIRLLAGGVFKGGDLEGLAELLKARVVQVGLFGANREVFENAWTGVVPLLWEPTLEGAVTRLYRDSNPGDVILLSPATASFDLYSSYKERGRDFARIMDQLPEEREARQ; encoded by the coding sequence ATGCGGGCGCTTCTGCACGGAAAACAGCTGGCCGGGCACAGGGCCGTGGTGGTGGGTGCCGCCATCTCGGGCGTGGCCGCCGCCAAGCTCCTGGCCACCCTGGGGGCCAAGGTGCGCCTGCTGGACCGCAATCCCGAGGCCGTTGACGCCGCCGGCCGCGAAGACCTGGTTTCGCGCGGGGTGGCGCTGGCCCTGGGGCCCCACGAGAAGGCCCACTTCAAGGACGCCCAGATGGTGGTGCTCTCGCCGGGCATCCCCGTGGCAAAGCTCAAGGGCTTCCTGGCCGCGTGCCCCGAGGCCCAGGTGCTGAGCGAACTGGAGTTGGCATCCTGGTTCACCGAAGCCACCATCCTGGCGGTCACCGGCACCAACGGCAAAACCACCACCACCTCGCTCATAGGCCACATCCTCGAGCATGCGGGCAAGCGGGTGTTCGTGGGCGGCAACATCGGCACGCCGCTGTCCGAGAACGTGCTCACGGGCGCGCCCTGCGACGTGGCCGTGCTCGAGGTGTCCAGCTTCCAGCTGCAGAACGTGAAAAGCTTCCATCCCAAGGTGGGCGTGCTGCTGAACTTCTCGGCCAACCATCTGGACTACCACGCCGACATCGAGGAATACCTCCAGGCCAAGCTCAATCTCTTCGCGCGCATGACCTCAAAGGATCTGGCCGTGCTGCCCCTGGAGATGAAGGTCGAGCTCGAGGGCCGCGACTTCACCAAGGCCCGGCGCGTCTATTTCACTGCCACCGAGCGCTTCAAGGACGCAAACAACCTGCCCGGCGCCCACAACAAGGCCAACATGGAGGCCGCGTGGCTGGCCTGCAAGGCCCTCGGGGTGACGGACGAGCAGGTGCGCGAGGCCGTGTCCACCTTCAAGCCCCTGGCCCACCGGCAGGAGCAGCTTGGAGAGAAGGGCGGCGTGCTCTTCGTGGACGACTCCAAGGCTACGACGGTTGAGGCCATGCGCGCGGCCATCGAGAGCTTCGAGCGGCCCATCCGCCTGCTGGCCGGAGGCGTGTTCAAGGGCGGCGACCTGGAAGGGCTCGCGGAGCTTCTCAAGGCCCGCGTGGTCCAGGTGGGGCTCTTCGGGGCCAACCGCGAGGTGTTCGAGAATGCCTGGACCGGCGTGGTGCCCCTGCTGTGGGAGCCCACCCTGGAGGGAGCCGTCACACGCCTGTACCGGGACTCCAATCCCGGCGACGTGATCCTTCTGTCGCCGGCCACGGCCAGCTTCGACCTGTATTCCAGCTACAAGGAGCGCGGACGCGACTTCGCGCGCATCATGGACCAGCTGCCCGAGGAGCGGGAGGCCAGGCAATGA